Proteins co-encoded in one Xanthocytophaga agilis genomic window:
- a CDS encoding NRAMP family divalent metal transporter, which translates to MKKNSALLGAAFLMATSAVGPGFLNNTAAFTQQLGASFGFVILISILLDIAAQLNIWRVITVSEMQAQTLSNKILPGLGYVLSALIVAGGLAFNVGNIAGAGLGIQVLTGLDIRVGAVISVGVGIFIFTVKEAGKAMDTFTKILGFLMILLILYVVFQSQPPLTQAVYFSFLPKEIDLKAIITLVGGTVGGYISFAGGHRLLEANIKGISMLKQVDTSATQGILVTAIIRILLFLAAFGVISSGFQVSQANPASSIFQAAAGITGYKIFGVVLWCAAITSVVGAAYTSVSFLRSFHKQLDTNASVITAGFIILSAAIFIWIGQPPSHILVIVGYLNGLILPIALAVMLVAVRNKKVLKNYKHPLLLEITGWLVVAVMTWMSLQSIFV; encoded by the coding sequence ATGAAAAAAAACTCTGCTCTGCTGGGAGCAGCCTTTCTTATGGCAACCTCAGCTGTAGGACCAGGCTTTTTAAATAATACAGCTGCCTTTACCCAACAATTGGGAGCAAGTTTTGGCTTTGTAATCCTTATTTCTATTTTACTTGACATTGCTGCACAACTCAACATCTGGCGAGTGATTACTGTTAGTGAGATGCAGGCACAAACACTTTCCAACAAGATTTTACCAGGTTTAGGTTATGTATTATCAGCATTGATTGTAGCAGGAGGACTGGCTTTTAATGTAGGTAATATAGCAGGTGCAGGATTAGGTATTCAGGTATTAACAGGCTTGGATATACGTGTGGGTGCAGTAATCAGCGTAGGTGTGGGAATTTTTATCTTTACTGTAAAAGAAGCAGGAAAGGCAATGGATACTTTTACCAAAATACTTGGTTTTTTGATGATCCTATTGATTCTGTATGTTGTTTTTCAATCACAACCACCTCTTACACAAGCAGTCTATTTCTCTTTTCTTCCTAAAGAAATAGATCTAAAAGCCATTATTACATTGGTAGGTGGTACAGTAGGAGGATATATTTCTTTTGCCGGAGGCCATCGACTTCTGGAAGCTAATATTAAAGGTATATCTATGCTTAAACAGGTAGATACTAGTGCAACTCAGGGCATTCTTGTCACAGCTATTATTCGTATTCTATTATTTCTGGCAGCATTTGGAGTTATAAGCAGTGGATTTCAAGTTTCTCAAGCTAATCCTGCCTCTTCTATCTTTCAGGCAGCTGCAGGCATTACTGGTTACAAGATTTTTGGTGTGGTACTATGGTGTGCAGCTATTACTTCTGTGGTAGGAGCTGCCTATACATCTGTTTCGTTTTTACGATCTTTTCACAAACAATTGGATACTAACGCTTCTGTTATTACTGCCGGATTTATCATCTTATCTGCTGCTATTTTTATATGGATAGGACAACCCCCTTCACATATTCTTGTTATTGTGGGTTATCTCAATGGATTGATTTTACCGATAGCATTAGCTGTTATGCTTGTTGCTGTTAGAAACAAAAAAGTACTTAAAAATTATAAGCACCCACTCCTTCTGGAAATTACAGGCTGGCTGGTAGTAGCAGTAATGACCTGGATGAGTTTACAGAGTATTTTTGTATAG
- a CDS encoding DUF4272 domain-containing protein has translation MENCTIYSHYIAIEKIIPILKQYFPSAQIEITGTEQNWSQLKLTIGKSLWKKGNTFTVYYRQRLHPDYKLVLSEEPLIKNLISLYNFVSSFPAQNPAIYNRLLQKITTLNVEISFVAEPGFTDTHIKCILSIAQALDGIIFSNPNSVFQALGMYDKNGVLLLSNTGKSDAETLDVSIESKYYDKVSGDEPDERKDRTNGLLQSHGIAINTHLPRIVNKSEVTIRTPYEIAERVTVLSLINLVAFNSVEPLDAIQYFKQYGLWDKVTANEKDLLENPTQSKKDQATWQCEGIWVLLWALGKAEAIPFPDHLCSLNDLDFYPFQGFDQDPNKIIQQLDHRRTDTEILDNADLYYRIDWACVNARIKGQEMAIVHPGVVYERHFALNWLIRNRDQEWDDVTCDT, from the coding sequence ATGGAAAATTGCACGATTTATAGTCATTATATTGCTATTGAAAAAATAATACCCATTCTTAAACAATACTTTCCTTCTGCTCAGATAGAAATTACAGGAACAGAACAAAACTGGTCACAACTTAAACTGACAATAGGAAAAAGTCTCTGGAAAAAAGGAAACACCTTTACAGTTTACTATCGGCAACGTCTTCATCCTGATTACAAGCTCGTTCTATCAGAAGAACCTCTCATAAAGAATCTGATAAGCCTGTACAACTTCGTTAGTTCTTTCCCTGCTCAAAATCCAGCTATCTATAACCGCCTGTTGCAAAAAATCACAACACTCAATGTAGAAATAAGCTTTGTAGCCGAACCTGGATTTACTGATACTCATATTAAATGTATCTTAAGCATAGCACAGGCACTGGATGGTATTATTTTCTCAAATCCCAATAGTGTTTTTCAGGCTCTAGGCATGTACGATAAAAATGGAGTATTGCTTTTAAGTAACACTGGCAAGTCTGATGCAGAAACATTAGATGTTTCTATTGAGAGCAAATACTATGATAAAGTGTCAGGAGATGAGCCTGACGAACGAAAAGATAGAACCAACGGGTTGTTGCAATCACACGGAATTGCTATAAATACTCATCTACCCCGTATTGTCAATAAATCAGAAGTAACTATTCGTACGCCTTACGAAATAGCTGAACGAGTTACAGTTCTTTCACTAATCAATCTGGTAGCCTTTAACTCAGTTGAACCTTTAGATGCTATTCAATATTTTAAGCAGTATGGTTTATGGGATAAGGTTACAGCAAATGAAAAAGACCTGCTTGAAAATCCTACTCAGTCAAAAAAGGATCAGGCTACATGGCAATGCGAAGGCATCTGGGTGCTATTATGGGCACTTGGAAAAGCTGAAGCAATCCCATTTCCAGACCATTTGTGTTCACTTAATGACCTAGACTTTTATCCATTTCAGGGATTTGATCAGGATCCTAATAAAATTATACAACAACTTGATCATCGCCGTACAGACACAGAGATTTTAGATAATGCAGATTTATACTATCGTATAGACTGGGCATGTGTCAATGCACGCATCAAAGGGCAGGAAATGGCGATAGTCCATCCGGGAGTTGTATATGAACGTCATTTTGCACTCAACTGGCTTATCCGAAACAGGGATCAGGAATGGGATGATGTGACTTGTGATACCTGA